From a single Arachis hypogaea cultivar Tifrunner chromosome 3, arahy.Tifrunner.gnm2.J5K5, whole genome shotgun sequence genomic region:
- the LOC112791426 gene encoding serine carboxypeptidase-like 31 → MDNVVTLLLKLKLRSLYSIMLLLYYVLCLRGVIVSSRPHENERKVTTIMNNNNNNNGDVVRGLPGQPAVDFEHYAGYVTVNETNGRALFYWFFEAITNPDDKPLVLWLNGGPGCSSVGYGATQEIGPFLVDSDGKGLKFNNLSWNQEANMLFLESPVGVGFSYSNTTSDYQQLGDQMTANDAYTFLHNWFLKFPSYRTRTFYIAGESYAGKYVPELAELIHDRNKDPSLHINLKGIMLGNPETSDAEDWIGLVDYAWSHAIISDETHKTIKTSCDFNSSDPWRNQDCSEAVDEVLKQYREIDIYSLYTSTCFASTARSSMARSSSSTTMMPRMMGGYDPCLDDYARAYYNRPDVQKALHAGDGHNLKNWSICNNDIFNGWGDSKASVVPIYRKLIAGGGLRIWIYSGDTDGRVPVLSTRYSLSSLELRVRKAWRPWYHENEVSGWVEEYEGLTFATFRGAGHAVPCFKPSSSLAFFSSFLRGQSPPSTK, encoded by the exons ATGGATAATGTTGTTACATTATTGTTAAAGTTAAAGCTGAGAAGCTTGTATAGTATAATGTTGTTACTTTATTATGTGTTGTGCTTAAGGGGTGTTATTGTGTCCTCTAGACCTcatgagaatgagagaaaagtaaCAACGATTatgaataacaataataataataatggtgatgTTGTGAGAGGCTTACCTGGCCAGCCTGCTGTGGATTTTGAGCACTATGCTGGCTATGTTACTGTGAATGAAACCAATGGAAGAGCACTCTTTTACTGGTTCTTTGAGGCCATTACCAACCCAGATGATAAGCCTTTGGTCCTATGGCTTAATGGAG GACCTGGATGTTCTTCTGTGGGATATGGAGCAACACAAGAGATTGGTCCATTTTTAGTGGACTCTGATGGGAAGGGACTCAAATTTAATAACTTGTCTTGGAACCAAGAAGCCAACATGTTATTCCTGGAATCTCCTGTTGGAGTTGGCTTTTCCTACTCAAACACAACTAGTGATTATCAACAATTGGGTGATCAAATGACAG CTAATGATGCTTACACTTTTCTCCATAACTGGTTTCTCAAGTTCCCATCATATAGAACAAGGACTTTTTATATAGCAGGGGAGAGTTATGCAG gCAAGTATGTGCCGGAGCTGGCTGAACTCATCCATGATAGGAACAAGGACCCTTCCCTTCATATTAATCTCAAGGGCATTATG TTAGGAAATCCAGAAACATCTGATGCTGAGGATTGGATAGGGCTAGTAGACTATGCTTGGAGTCATGCAATCATATCGGACGAGACTcacaaaacaataaaaacaagttGTGACTTCAACAGCAGTGATCCATGGCGTAACCAAGATTGCAGTGAAGCAGTAGATGAAGTCCTCAAACAATACAGAGAAATTGATATATACAGCCTCTACACCTCTACTTGCTTTGCCTCTACAGCGCGCTCTTCCATGGCGCGCTCATCATCATCTACAACAATG ATGCCTAGAATGATGGGTGGTTATGACCCATGCTTGGATGACTATGCTAGAGCTTATTATAATAGACCAGATGTTCAGAAGGCCCTACATGCTGGTGATGGCCACAATCTCAAGAATTGGAGTATTTGCAA CAATGATATATTCAATGGATGGGGAGATTCAAAGGCAAGTGTAGTGCCAATATACAGGAAGCTAATAGCAGGAGGAGGACTTAGGATATGGATTTACAGCGGAGACACAGATGGAAGAGTGCCAGTGCTGTCAACAAGGTATAGCTTAAGTTCTCTTGAATTGAGAGTGAGAAAGGCATGGAGGCCATGGTACCATGAGAATGAGGTGAGTGGGTGGGTAGAAGAATATGAAGGGCTAACATTTGCTACTTTCAGAGGAGCTGGCCACGCTGTTCCATGTTTCAAACCAAGTAGCTCTCTCGccttcttctcttccttcctTCGTGGACAATCCCCTCCTTCTACTAAATAA
- the LOC112791428 gene encoding NAC transcription factor 25, with protein sequence MIMVDNSTDSSSGAGDQHHHPQLPPGFRFHPTDEELVVHYLKKKASSSPLPVAIIADVDLYKFDPWELPSKAAFGDQEWYFFSPRDRKYPNGARPNRAATSGYWKATGTDKPILSSDGNKQKVGVKKALVFYGGKPPKGVKTNWIMHEYRLTDNNNNASSSISSKPPSIPLDPLKKTSLRLDDWVLCRIYKKSNSSSSSLPIPRPAFLMDEEKDLISMENSMVPTMSMSKPRSTSTTGCYGPMALENDDNFFDGILAASTDHHTMQNGSPGSSSSSKRFHGDLNNGDNTSFVSLLNQLPHNTPFHPNSILGSVGDAVLRQQFQLPGLNWN encoded by the exons ATGATCATGGTGGATAATAGCACAGATTCATCATCAGGAGCGGGTGATCAGCATCATCACCCTCAGCTTCCTCCAGGCTTTCGATTCCACCCCACAGACGAAGAACTCGTCGTTCACTACcttaaaaagaaagcttcttctTCACCACTCCCTGTCGCCATCATCGCCGACGTTGATCTCTATAAGTTCGATCCATGGGAGCTCCCAA GTAAGGCAGCGTTTGGGGATCAAGAGTGGTACTTTTTCAGTCCTCGGGATAGGAAGTACCCGAATGGAGCTCGGCCAAACAGGGCGGCTACTTCTGGGTATTGGAAAGCCACCGGGACGGATAAGCCTATTCTCTCTTCTGATGGGAACAAGCAGAAAGTTGGAGTCAAGAAAGCGCTTGTTTTTTATGGTGGCAAGCCCCCCAAAGGTGTCAAAACCAATTGGATTATGCATGAGTATAGGCTCACCGATAACAATAACaatgcttcttcttctatttcatCTAAgcctccttctatccctcttgatCCACTCAAGAAGACTTCTCTCAGG CTTGATGATTGGGTTTTGTGCCGAATATACAAGAAGAGCAACAGCAGTAGTAGCAGCCTTCCAATTCCAAGGCCAGCGTTTTTAATGGATGAAGAGAAGGATCTAATTTCCATGGAGAACAGCATGGTGCCAACTATGTCAATGTCAAAACCAAGAAGCACTTCAACAACAGGTTGTTATGGACCCATGGCACTTGAAAACGATGACAACTTCTTCGATGGTATATTGGCAGCATCAACCGATCATCACACCATGCAAAATG GGTCTCCAGGGTCCTCATCTTCAAGCAAGAGATTCCATGGTGATCTTAATAATGGAGACAACACCTCCTTCGTTTCTCTTCTTAACCAGCTTCCTCACAACACACCGTTTCACCCAAACTCCATTCTTGGCTCCGTGGGAGACGCTGTCTTGAGGCAACAATTTCAACTTCCAGGCTTAAATtggaactaa
- the LOC112791429 gene encoding uncharacterized protein isoform X1, whose protein sequence is MHPRMSLVAGSYERFIWGFSLNPKNETLTLTPLFSYPSHLSLIKCVAVSGSVVASGGADDTIHLCDLVTAASLGSLHQHSATVTALAFYAPPSLPFPRNLLSADAEGSLSLFDADGFVHLKTLPRVHRRAVNDLSLHPSGKLALSVGRDECLAMVNLVRGRRSFCCRLGKEASIVRYDLAGDRFFMAMEEKVTVHGAEDARLLFELDCQKKVLCATPAKNGLLYTGGEDRNITAWDINSGKVAYCIEGAHNARVKGIVVLTDSDAASGSDDPYLVASASSDGVIHVWDVRMAATEKLNPVAECRTQSRLTCLAGSSLKCESIS, encoded by the exons ATGCACCCAAGAATGAGTCTGGTAGCAGGATCATACGAGAGGTTCATTTGGGGCTTCTCCCTAAATCCCAAAAACGAAACCCTGACCCTAACCCCTCTCTTCTCTTACCCTTCCCACCTCTCTCTCATCAAGTGCGTCGCCGTCTCCGGCTCCGTCGTGGCCTCCGGCGGTGCTGACGACACAATCCACCTCTGCGACCTCGTCACCGCTGCCTCCCTCGGCTCCCTCCACCAACACTCTGCCACGGTCACCGCCCTTGCTTTCTACGCCCCTCCCTCCCTTCCCTTTCCCCGCAACCTCCTCTCCGCCGACGCCGAAGGCTCACTGTCGCTCTTTGACGCCGATGGCTTCGTCCACCTGAAGACGCTCCCCCGCGTCCACCGCCGCGCCGTCAACGACCTCTCACTTCACCCCTCCGGCAAGCTCGCACTCTCTGTTGGCCGTGATGAATGCCTCGCCATGGTCAACCTTGTACGTGGCCGAAGGAGCTTCTGTTGCCGCCTTGGAAAGGAGGCAAGTATAGTGAGGTATGACTTGGCCGGAGACAGGTTCTTTATGGCCATGGAGGAGAAGGTGACTGTGCACGGGGCTGAGGATGCGCGCTTGCTATTTGAATTGGACTGCCAGAAAAAGGTCCTCTGCGCTACGCCAGCGAAG AATGGACTTCTATACACAGGTGGTGAGGACCGAAATATCACAGCATGGGACATAAACAGCGGGAAGGTGGCTTATTGCATTGAAGGAGCACATAATGCCCGTGTAAAAGGAATTGTTGTGCTCACAGATAGTGATGCTGCTTCAGGGAGTGATGATCCGTACCTAGTTGCATCTGCATCATCTGATGGGGTTATACATGTCTGGGATGTTCGAATGGCCGCAACAGAGAAGTTGAATCCAGTAGCTGAGTGTAGGACACAATCTAGGTTGACATGCCTTGCTGGATCATCTCTAAAATGTGAGTCAATTTCTTAA
- the LOC112791429 gene encoding uncharacterized protein isoform X2 yields MHPRMSLVAGSYERFIWGFSLNPKNETLTLTPLFSYPSHLSLIKCVAVSGSVVASGGADDTIHLCDLVTAASLGSLHQHSATVTALAFYAPPSLPFPRNLLSADAEGSLSLFDADGFVHLKTLPRVHRRAVNDLSLHPSGKLALSVGRDECLAMVNLVRGRRSFCCRLGKEASIVRYDLAGDRFFMAMEEKVTVHGAEDARLLFELDCQKKVLCATPAKNGLLYTGGEDRNITAWDINSGKVAYCIEGAHNARVKGIVVLTDSDAASGSDDPYLVASASSDGVIHVWDVRMAATEKLNPVAECRTQSRLTCLAGSSLK; encoded by the exons ATGCACCCAAGAATGAGTCTGGTAGCAGGATCATACGAGAGGTTCATTTGGGGCTTCTCCCTAAATCCCAAAAACGAAACCCTGACCCTAACCCCTCTCTTCTCTTACCCTTCCCACCTCTCTCTCATCAAGTGCGTCGCCGTCTCCGGCTCCGTCGTGGCCTCCGGCGGTGCTGACGACACAATCCACCTCTGCGACCTCGTCACCGCTGCCTCCCTCGGCTCCCTCCACCAACACTCTGCCACGGTCACCGCCCTTGCTTTCTACGCCCCTCCCTCCCTTCCCTTTCCCCGCAACCTCCTCTCCGCCGACGCCGAAGGCTCACTGTCGCTCTTTGACGCCGATGGCTTCGTCCACCTGAAGACGCTCCCCCGCGTCCACCGCCGCGCCGTCAACGACCTCTCACTTCACCCCTCCGGCAAGCTCGCACTCTCTGTTGGCCGTGATGAATGCCTCGCCATGGTCAACCTTGTACGTGGCCGAAGGAGCTTCTGTTGCCGCCTTGGAAAGGAGGCAAGTATAGTGAGGTATGACTTGGCCGGAGACAGGTTCTTTATGGCCATGGAGGAGAAGGTGACTGTGCACGGGGCTGAGGATGCGCGCTTGCTATTTGAATTGGACTGCCAGAAAAAGGTCCTCTGCGCTACGCCAGCGAAG AATGGACTTCTATACACAGGTGGTGAGGACCGAAATATCACAGCATGGGACATAAACAGCGGGAAGGTGGCTTATTGCATTGAAGGAGCACATAATGCCCGTGTAAAAGGAATTGTTGTGCTCACAGATAGTGATGCTGCTTCAGGGAGTGATGATCCGTACCTAGTTGCATCTGCATCATCTGATGGGGTTATACATGTCTGGGATGTTCGAATGGCCGCAACAGAGAAGTTGAATCCAGTAGCTGAGTGTAGGACACAATCTAGGTTGACATGCCTTGCTGGATCATCTCTAAAAT GA
- the LOC112791427 gene encoding ABC transporter G family member 9, which translates to MSNEMASGTLSSEYQTLMKSTTEGKRNMFIKAYPPVTLKFEDVIYETKTSKRGGLFCKKENSCNEDGKLILKGVSGSVFPGELLAILGPSGSGKTTLINALGGRLKNGITKGSITYNGKKLLKSMKRNLGFVHQHDLFYSHLTVHETLVFSALLRLPNSLSKQEKIAHACAVMDELDLNHCKDTIMGGPLLRGVSGGERKRVSIGQELLTNPSLLLVDEPTSGLDSTTARRIVLTLCDLAKSGRTVVMTIHQPSSKLFYMFPKILLLSDGSTLYFGKGELVMNYFYSIGYAPSVAMNPTDFLLDLASGIYAGNLEDEVEATKQVLKSAFESNLASQVNMELKSSKVPFHNTSGDEMLGQYCTTWWQQFTILINRGFKERKYDQFSILIICKVLAASTISGLVWWQAGANQTKDLVGLLFYYTQVSAYLPMLVSIYTFPYDHEMLMKEKSCYMYRLSTYVMANSVVELPAVLAMPTIFVTITYWMVGLKPNPLNFFQTLAIVLLYALVSQGIGLAIGAVVVSNQKLASRVGSVVMTLYILSNGFYVQHVPSFVSWIKHISHSYYGYKLLLGSQFKDNVTCSVREYQVIQHVGLDHQIFSVFALVAMVLVYRIIAYFALMIVVKHS; encoded by the exons ATGTCAAATGAAATGGCAAGTGGGACACTAAGCTCTGAATACCAAACCTTAATGAAGTCAACAACAGAAGGAAAACGAAACATGTTTATCAAAGCTTATCCACCTGTTACCCTAAAG TTTGAAGATGTTATATATGAAACCAAAACAAGTAAAAGGGGTGGCTTGTTTTGCAAGAAAGAAAATAGTTGTAATGAGGATGGTAAACTAATCTTGAAAGGGGTTAGCGGTTCTGTTTTCCCTGGAGAATTATTAGCCATTTTAGGTCCTTCTGGTAGTGGAAAAACAACTCTGATAAATGCATTGGGAGGTAGACTAAAAAATGGAATCACAAAAGGAAGCATAACCTACAATGGCAAGAAGCTCTTGAAATCCATGAAGCGAAACCTTGGATTTGTTCATCAACATGATCTCTTCTATTCTCACCTAACAGTCCATGAGACATTAGTCTTTTCGGCTCTTCTTCGCCTGCCAAACAGCCTCTCCAAACAAGAGAAAATCGCGCACGCTTGCGCGGTTATGGATGAACTTGACCTGAATCATTGTAAGGACACTATAATGGGAGGTCCACTCTTAAGAGGTGTGTCAGGTGGAGAACGGAAAAGGGTCAGCATAGGTCAAGAATTGTTGACTAATCCTAGTCTTTTGCTTGTTGATGAACCAACTTCAGGGCTTGATTCGACAACTGCTCGGAGAATCGTGCTAACTCTGTGTGATTTGGCTAAATCTGGAAGGACTGTGGTAATGACTATTCATCAACCTTCTAGCAAGCTATTTTACATGTTTCCCAAGATTCTGCTGCTATCAGATGGTAGTACCTTGTACTTTGGGAAAGGAGAACTTGTCATGAATTACTTCTACAGCATTGGTTATGCTCCTTCTGTAGCCATGAATCCTACAGATTTCCTACTTGATCTTGCAAGCG GTATATATGCTGGAAATTTAGAAGATGAAGTTGAAGCTACAAAACAAGTGTTAAAATCAGCATTTGAAAGTAACCTTGCATCTCAAGTAAACATGGAACTCAAAAGCTCCAAGGTACCATTTCACAACACTTCAGGGGATGAAATGCTTGGCCAGTACTGCACAACATGGTGGCAACAATTCACTATATTAATAAACAGAGGTTTCAAAGAAAGGAAGTATGACCAATTTTCAATCCTCATAATCTGTAAAGTTTTGGCAGCATCAACCATTTCAGGCCTTGTTTGGTGGCAGGCCGGAGCTAATCAAACGAAAGACCTG GTGGGACTACTTTTCTACTACACACAAGTTAGTGCATACTTGCCTATGTTAGTGTCAATCTACACCTTCCCTTATGATCATGAAATGTTAATGAAGGAAAAATCTTGCTACATGTATAGACTCTCAACTTATGTCATGGCAAACAGTGTTGTTGAACTTCCAGCAGTGCTAGCAATGCCAACCATTTTTGTCACCATTACTTACTGGATGGTGGGGCTAAAACCAAATCCCTTAAATTTCTTTCAAACTCTAGCCATTGTTCTTCTCTATGCTTTGGTGTCACAGGGTATTGGTCTTGCCATTGGTGCAGTTGTGGTGAGTAATCAAAAGTTGGCTTCTAGAGTTGGATCGGTAGTCATGACTTTATATATTCTAAGCAATGGCTTCTATGTTCAGCATGTCCCAAGTTTTGTGTCATGGATTAAACACATATCTCATAGCTATTATGGTTATAAGCTATTGTTGGGGTCACAGTTTAAGGATAATGTTACATGCTCAGTTAGAGAATATCAGGTGATTCAGCATGTTGGTCTTGATCATCAAATTTTCTCTGTTTTTGCCTTGGTTGCAATGGTTCTAGTGTACAGGATTATTGCCTATTTTGCTCTCATGATTGTTGTCAAACATAGCTAG
- the LOC112782191 gene encoding probable 2' cyclic ADP-D-ribose synthase BdTIR, with product MQRVSTTLCRKIAHPACDVFINHRGIDTKRNIAGLLYDRLTAMGVRSFLDSMNMKPGDRLFHHIDRAIVGSKVGVAVFSPRYCESYFCLHELALLMESKKRVVPIFYDVKPSQLVVKDNGTCPAKELRRFSLALEEAKYTVGLTFDPLKGDWSEILKNASEAVVINLLEVEEENKRMKTRP from the exons ATGCAGCGTGTATCAACAACGTTGTGCCGCAAGATAGCTCACCCAGCATGCGATGTATTCATCAACCACCGTGGCATCGACACCAAAAGAAACATTGCGGGCTTGTTGTATGACCGGTTAACGGCAATGGGTGTGAGGAGTTTCTTGGATAGTATGAACATGAAACCGGGGGACAGACTCTTTCACCATATTGATAGGGCCATTGTTGGAAGTAAAGTTGGTGTCGCTGTATTCTCGCCGCGCTATTGCGAGTCTTACTTTTGTCTCCATGAGCTCGCTCTGCTCATGGAGTCAAAGAAGAGGGTTGTCCCCATCTTCTACGATGTTAAGCCTTCGCAGCTTGTCGTTAAGGATAATGGAACTTGTCCGGCAAAAGAGCTCCGGAGATTTAGTTTGGCGCTTGAAGAAGCTAAGTATACCGTTGGATTAACCTTTGATCCTTTAAAAGG GGACTGGTCGGAGATATTAAAAAACGCTTCAGAAGCAGTGGTAATAAACTTACTTGAAGTTGAGGAAGAGAATAAGCGCATGAAGACAAGGCCttga